One part of the Chryseobacterium mulctrae genome encodes these proteins:
- a CDS encoding flippase, with amino-acid sequence MSGNKKLFKSVTSLGIVQIANYIFPFITIPIVSRILGPEKIGLVNYAAAFALYFVLLVSYSFELTGVRRAVQVNNNKKLINELFSKIFFSQLFLVGLSVIIFIPCLIFIPFLKQDYIVSIISFSFCLQSLFSQNWLFQVKQELKFIAGYNFAARSLIMVGVLLTIRKEQDYIIYACIFNLVPVLVSVISFIIAYKKFNLQLKIPKFTDVLKLIKEDKIIFFSNMIISLYSTTSTVILGFYHSNDVVGYYTSAQKVVDIARNVVMRPLVQGLFPFIGAAFTQGLAIGVNTVKKILPLFLILTLSVVTSIAILGPYVINIFFGEKFKDSIILLEVLNIGLFAIFFNMFFGSLVMLNLKMDKFFFAISVFAAIFSLVLNFLFVPKYGALATSIIWTCTEFMIISIQIYIIRKRKINIFSKEQLSVKYIIQNLRRLKSLKS; translated from the coding sequence ATGAGTGGGAATAAAAAATTATTCAAAAGTGTAACTTCTCTGGGTATAGTTCAGATTGCCAATTACATTTTTCCATTTATTACGATTCCTATAGTTTCTCGGATTTTAGGGCCAGAAAAAATAGGACTGGTAAATTATGCAGCAGCGTTTGCATTATATTTTGTGTTATTAGTATCCTATTCTTTTGAGTTGACGGGTGTGAGAAGAGCTGTCCAAGTAAATAATAATAAAAAGTTAATTAATGAACTTTTTTCGAAAATTTTTTTTTCACAATTATTTTTGGTTGGACTTTCTGTAATTATTTTTATCCCATGTTTAATTTTTATTCCTTTTTTAAAGCAAGATTACATAGTTTCTATTATTAGTTTTTCTTTTTGCCTCCAGTCTCTTTTTTCTCAAAACTGGTTGTTTCAGGTCAAGCAGGAACTCAAGTTTATCGCAGGTTACAATTTTGCAGCGAGATCGCTTATTATGGTAGGTGTTCTGCTTACCATAAGAAAAGAGCAAGATTATATTATTTATGCATGTATTTTTAATCTTGTACCGGTGTTAGTATCTGTTATTTCTTTTATTATAGCTTATAAAAAGTTTAATCTTCAATTAAAGATTCCAAAATTTACAGACGTTTTAAAATTAATTAAAGAAGATAAAATTATATTTTTCTCAAACATGATTATTTCTTTGTATTCTACAACAAGTACTGTTATTTTAGGTTTTTATCATTCTAATGATGTTGTAGGTTATTATACGTCTGCTCAAAAAGTTGTAGATATTGCCAGAAATGTTGTCATGAGACCTTTGGTTCAGGGTTTGTTTCCGTTTATAGGTGCTGCATTTACACAAGGGTTAGCAATAGGTGTAAATACTGTAAAAAAGATATTACCACTTTTCTTGATTCTTACACTATCGGTGGTTACATCAATTGCTATTTTGGGACCTTACGTAATTAATATTTTTTTTGGTGAAAAGTTTAAAGATAGTATCATTTTGCTGGAAGTTTTAAATATAGGATTATTTGCTATCTTTTTTAATATGTTTTTTGGTTCACTAGTAATGCTAAATCTAAAGATGGATAAGTTTTTTTTCGCAATCTCTGTATTCGCTGCGATTTTTAGCTTAGTTTTAAATTTTCTTTTTGTTCCAAAATATGGAGCTTTAGCAACATCAATTATCTGGACATGTACTGAATTTATGATTATTTCAATTCAGATATATATTATTAGGAAAAGAAAAATCAATATATTTTCTAAAGAACAGTTGTCAGTTAAATATATTATTCAAAATCTAAGACGTCTAAAATCTTTAAAATCTTAA
- a CDS encoding DUF3575 domain-containing protein, translating to MKFTEKLWLKILLIAVIFLQIKIKAQQTEIKLNAAFVPLTMLNIAVEKPLNKKLSIQAEGFISPWKSLYGKNMQIYMGTLEGRYYFDEVMKKWYIGAYGSVTAFNIQKWNYLRSAVVYDSNGNPELLSNGNVRLTERYQKGLAFTIGVSGGYHFRINDQLGLDIYAGIGATQSIYKGYYKDNNERYDSAQNWNKSGEVIPTRGGVMVTYKLK from the coding sequence ATGAAGTTCACAGAAAAATTGTGGCTAAAAATCCTTTTAATAGCTGTTATTTTTTTACAGATAAAAATAAAGGCACAACAAACCGAAATTAAACTAAATGCTGCTTTTGTTCCATTAACAATGTTGAATATTGCGGTAGAAAAACCACTCAATAAAAAGCTTTCAATACAGGCAGAAGGTTTCATATCACCATGGAAGTCACTTTACGGAAAAAACATGCAGATCTACATGGGAACATTAGAAGGACGTTATTATTTTGATGAGGTAATGAAAAAATGGTATATTGGCGCTTACGGTTCTGTCACCGCTTTCAATATTCAGAAGTGGAATTACCTTAGATCTGCTGTAGTTTATGATTCTAATGGAAATCCTGAGCTTTTGTCAAATGGAAATGTACGACTAACAGAGCGTTATCAAAAAGGGCTTGCTTTTACTATTGGCGTTAGTGGCGGGTATCATTTTAGAATCAATGATCAATTGGGATTGGATATTTATGCAGGAATCGGAGCTACACAGTCAATATATAAAGGTTATTACAAAGATAATAACGAACGATATGATAGTGCACAAAATTGGAATAAGAGTGGAGAGGTGATCCCGACAAGAGGTGGAGTGATGGTAACATACAAATTGAAGTAA
- a CDS encoding sugar transferase: MKKYPCWKAFMDYGLSFVAIFVMLPVFFILIILASLDTGFPGIFRQQRIGRFGKIFVIYKFRTYHIKTHTKSSIGKWMRKTKLDELPQLFNILKGDMSLVGPRPDIPGYYDKLKNEDKLILNLKPGLTSEAGIKYRNEEEILNQQKDSLQYNDKVIFPDKVKMNLAYYHRLSFKNDMYILLKTFSVLK, from the coding sequence ATGAAAAAATACCCATGCTGGAAAGCTTTTATGGACTACGGATTAAGTTTCGTAGCTATTTTTGTTATGCTGCCTGTATTTTTTATTTTAATAATTTTGGCATCTTTAGATACTGGTTTTCCTGGTATTTTCCGACAGCAAAGAATAGGAAGATTCGGCAAAATTTTTGTAATTTATAAATTTAGAACCTATCATATTAAAACACATACAAAATCTTCTATAGGTAAATGGATGAGAAAAACAAAACTGGATGAATTACCTCAGTTATTCAATATTCTCAAAGGAGATATGTCTTTAGTAGGGCCAAGACCGGATATTCCCGGGTATTATGATAAACTGAAAAACGAAGATAAATTGATACTTAATTTAAAACCCGGACTAACGAGTGAAGCTGGAATAAAATATAGAAATGAAGAAGAAATTTTAAACCAACAGAAAGATTCATTACAGTATAATGATAAAGTTATTTTTCCCGATAAAGTGAAAATGAATCTTGCGTATTACCATCGGCTTTCTTTTAAAAATGATATGTATATTTTACTTAAAACTTTCTCTGTTTTAAAATAA
- a CDS encoding glycosyltransferase family 4 protein: MKVSFLSVFAFDANISLIDSLKTKCEISFFTEALHKVYNYIDREQLKEFITVGKDVEQIKRFQNLIPLDNTYVIKGTRSSYIFRKIYNSYKINQLIKKINPDVIVIDNITLTYLWSAIRLRKKALLIVHDPFQHSGEEFVIDKYLRKFFFKLIDNKILLNNTQKDRFILENKEENENIHTSFLSVYNYLTYYNDPVKNIVTGEFNILFFGRISSYKGIQFLLDTYTDMISSRYKNITLTIAGSGDFDFDIDIYKSNPNIKILNKFVSPEELALLINDCSVVVCPYTDATQSGVVMSAFAFKKPVIATNVGGLPEMITHQKTGIIIEKNNKKQLYEAIISLYNDPEIVDSMMENIESEYFNGSKSWKHSGELFFKAILHVDQNS, encoded by the coding sequence ATGAAAGTGTCATTTTTGTCTGTTTTTGCTTTTGATGCTAATATATCTTTGATAGATTCTTTGAAAACAAAATGTGAAATCTCTTTTTTTACAGAGGCTTTACATAAGGTGTATAATTATATCGATAGAGAACAGCTGAAAGAATTTATTACAGTAGGAAAAGATGTTGAGCAGATCAAGCGTTTTCAGAATTTGATACCACTTGATAATACATACGTTATAAAAGGAACAAGAAGCTCTTATATTTTTAGAAAAATCTACAATTCTTACAAGATAAATCAATTAATAAAGAAAATAAATCCAGATGTAATTGTTATAGACAATATCACGCTTACTTATCTATGGTCAGCGATTCGGTTAAGAAAAAAAGCACTATTAATCGTTCATGATCCATTTCAGCATTCAGGAGAAGAATTTGTTATAGACAAATATTTAAGAAAATTTTTTTTTAAATTAATTGATAACAAAATTTTGCTCAATAATACTCAAAAAGACCGATTTATTTTAGAAAATAAAGAAGAGAATGAAAATATACATACATCTTTTTTAAGTGTATATAATTATCTTACTTATTACAATGATCCTGTTAAAAATATAGTTACGGGTGAGTTTAATATTTTATTTTTTGGAAGAATTTCATCTTATAAAGGAATTCAATTCCTTTTAGATACATATACTGATATGATTTCATCAAGGTATAAGAATATTACACTAACGATAGCAGGAAGTGGTGATTTTGATTTTGATATTGATATTTACAAATCGAACCCCAATATTAAAATTCTCAATAAATTTGTATCTCCTGAAGAACTTGCATTATTAATAAATGATTGTTCTGTTGTAGTATGTCCATATACGGATGCTACACAGAGTGGGGTTGTAATGTCTGCTTTTGCATTTAAAAAACCTGTAATAGCCACAAATGTGGGAGGTCTTCCTGAAATGATTACACATCAAAAAACGGGAATTATTATTGAAAAAAACAATAAAAAACAATTATATGAAGCAATTATATCTCTATACAATGATCCTGAAATTGTTGACTCCATGATGGAAAATATAGAATCAGAATATTTCAATGGATCTAAAAGTTGGAAACACTCAGGAGAACTGTTCTTTAAGGCGATACTGCATGTTGACCAAAATAGCTAA
- a CDS encoding GumC family protein produces the protein MDNKNSKEINIKELINPYFKNWKYFVGFLFLMIIAAVYFIKSTTPVYKAQATVLIKDAKKMSPASGDIGVLQSLGGFSGMGTNSIENELGVFQSKTIIEDVLKEHNFQTPLYSKQTFYNLELYGKTSPYIIHIIQEKNDVELPKKPIYIKTNNNQITLISDEWDNEIVSSFNKTINLPFALMMISKNPNFKIPKKTKMSDVFFTYSDFDSTVSNFQAQLEVDLLEKEGTIISLSVDFENKDKAKDFLNSLITQYNIYATNDKNIESKRTKDFIDKRISIISKELGDVETQKEGYKSSNNIVDLPTEARINLQLKEQSKAQILEIGTQLELNKILENTLNKKETGDVLPFNLGLQNEAATKSIQEYNTLVSQRNKLLREATPDNPVVKSINSQIDELRGSLKETLQKNETSLALAKRKVEMQYGGSEEVIGKIPSQEKLFRSIERQQQIKENLYLLLLQKREEAAINVEITADKARTIDKAFVFKVPVAPKKVLILGVFMVFGILLPFSIIYLKEILQSTVNKRSDISKLTQNPIIAEIPKLKRSENNLVSFNDVSPIAEAFRILVTNLKFLLPIKDEPQIIMITSSVKGEGKTFVSTNLSIVLASARSKVLVVGADIRNPQLQRYNPSMKSAKGLTEFLGGEEFSSLNDIIHPSGFNENCDFIYSGSIPPNPTDLLQNNKLDDLLSMLKEQNKYKYIVLDTAPLLLVTDSFIIADKSDVIVYVTRSEVTEKSYLEFLNNSVEEKKLKNVGIVLNGVKESNFGYGNKFGYGYQAEKSKWWKKK, from the coding sequence ATGGATAACAAAAACAGTAAAGAAATTAATATAAAGGAACTTATTAATCCGTATTTTAAAAATTGGAAATATTTTGTTGGGTTCTTATTTTTGATGATAATTGCAGCGGTTTATTTTATTAAATCTACTACACCAGTTTATAAAGCTCAAGCCACTGTTCTTATAAAAGATGCAAAAAAAATGTCTCCTGCATCTGGTGATATTGGAGTATTACAAAGCTTAGGTGGTTTCAGTGGAATGGGAACCAACAGCATTGAAAATGAACTAGGGGTGTTCCAGTCTAAAACTATTATTGAAGATGTTTTGAAAGAGCATAATTTTCAAACACCGCTGTACTCTAAACAGACATTTTATAATCTTGAGCTGTATGGTAAAACAAGTCCTTATATCATCCATATTATTCAAGAAAAAAATGATGTTGAATTACCTAAAAAACCGATTTATATAAAAACTAACAATAATCAGATAACTTTGATTTCTGATGAGTGGGATAATGAGATTGTTTCTTCTTTTAATAAGACTATAAATTTACCATTTGCACTAATGATGATTAGTAAAAACCCGAACTTCAAAATCCCTAAAAAGACAAAGATGTCGGATGTTTTTTTCACATATAGTGATTTTGATTCAACAGTTAGTAATTTTCAAGCCCAACTTGAGGTTGATTTATTAGAAAAAGAAGGCACAATAATTAGTCTATCAGTAGATTTTGAAAATAAAGACAAAGCTAAAGACTTTCTCAACAGTTTGATTACTCAGTACAATATTTATGCTACTAATGATAAAAATATTGAATCTAAGAGAACAAAAGATTTTATTGATAAGAGGATAAGCATAATATCGAAAGAATTAGGCGATGTCGAAACCCAAAAAGAGGGCTATAAATCAAGTAACAATATTGTTGATTTACCAACTGAGGCCAGAATTAACCTTCAGTTAAAAGAACAAAGTAAAGCTCAAATACTGGAAATCGGAACTCAGCTAGAGCTTAACAAAATTCTTGAAAATACTTTGAATAAAAAAGAGACAGGTGATGTTTTACCTTTCAATCTGGGATTACAGAATGAGGCTGCAACCAAATCTATTCAAGAGTACAACACTTTAGTATCGCAAAGAAATAAATTACTTAGAGAAGCAACACCCGACAACCCAGTTGTAAAAAGTATCAATAGTCAAATTGACGAATTGAGGGGCTCATTGAAAGAAACACTACAAAAGAATGAAACATCTTTAGCCTTAGCAAAAAGAAAGGTAGAAATGCAATATGGTGGCTCAGAGGAAGTAATTGGTAAGATACCGTCACAGGAAAAACTTTTCAGAAGTATTGAAAGACAGCAACAAATAAAAGAGAACCTATATCTTTTACTTTTACAGAAAAGAGAGGAAGCGGCTATCAATGTTGAGATTACAGCAGATAAGGCCCGAACCATAGATAAGGCTTTTGTATTTAAGGTTCCAGTTGCACCAAAAAAAGTTCTCATATTAGGAGTATTTATGGTTTTTGGTATTTTGTTGCCGTTTTCAATTATTTATCTGAAAGAAATTTTACAAAGTACGGTTAATAAAAGATCAGATATTTCCAAACTTACTCAAAATCCTATTATTGCGGAAATTCCTAAACTTAAACGTAGTGAAAATAATTTGGTGAGTTTTAATGATGTTTCTCCTATTGCTGAAGCATTCAGAATATTAGTAACCAATCTGAAGTTTTTATTGCCAATAAAAGATGAACCACAAATTATTATGATTACTTCGTCTGTAAAAGGAGAAGGTAAAACATTTGTATCAACTAACTTATCAATAGTCTTAGCTTCTGCTAGAAGTAAAGTCTTGGTAGTTGGTGCCGATATTAGAAATCCGCAACTACAACGTTATAATCCAAGTATGAAATCTGCTAAAGGTTTAACAGAGTTTTTAGGCGGTGAAGAATTTTCATCTTTAAATGATATTATTCATCCAAGCGGTTTTAATGAAAATTGTGATTTTATATACTCTGGTTCTATTCCACCAAACCCAACAGATTTATTGCAAAACAATAAATTAGATGACTTATTATCTATGCTTAAAGAGCAAAACAAATATAAGTACATTGTATTAGATACGGCACCATTACTACTTGTTACAGACTCTTTCATAATTGCAGATAAAAGTGATGTTATCGTATATGTTACAAGATCTGAAGTAACAGAAAAAAGTTATTTAGAATTCCTGAATAATTCTGTTGAGGAGAAAAAATTGAAGAATGTAGGAATTGTCCTGAATGGCGTTAAAGAGTCAAATTTTGGTTACGGTAATAAATTTGGTTATGGCTATCAGGCTGAAAAGAGTAAGTGGTGGAAAAAGAAATAG